Proteins encoded by one window of Rubrobacter indicoceani:
- a CDS encoding acyl-CoA dehydrogenase family protein has translation MTISPESTVRATVPTDFIKASRLLSEDELAVQRMAREFVDRHIVPISADFWDRAEFPFEVLPKLGETGIMGGTYSGDYGCAGWNNVAYGLAVAEIARGSGSMSTFLHVHSGLAMAAIHELGSEEQKQKWLPPMARCEKIGCFGLTEPDAGSDPGAMKSVAKKVAGGYEITGEKKWIGNASFSDVAVIWARIRDESSELDGKIGGFLVEDARSTDGFVADVLPRKGSQRSVWQTHVTLTDVFVPEEDRLPKARSLGSTLKILTHSRYGVGWDGLGQATDCYENALSYTKEREQFGNPIASYQLVQQKLVGMVNAISQMQLLSIQTGRLKDDGELDAPIVSMFKMNNVARAREIAASARDVLGGNGVLLDYRVMEHMADIEGVYTYEGTNDVNTLIVGQEITGHRAFAPRPTAT, from the coding sequence ATGACGATCTCACCCGAAAGTACCGTCAGGGCGACCGTACCGACGGACTTTATAAAGGCGAGCCGCCTGCTCTCCGAAGACGAACTCGCCGTGCAGCGGATGGCGCGGGAGTTCGTGGACAGGCACATCGTTCCGATCTCGGCCGACTTCTGGGACCGGGCCGAGTTCCCCTTCGAAGTCCTCCCGAAGCTCGGCGAAACCGGAATCATGGGCGGAACCTACTCGGGGGATTACGGCTGCGCGGGCTGGAACAACGTCGCCTACGGCCTCGCCGTCGCCGAGATAGCTCGCGGCTCGGGAAGCATGTCCACCTTTCTGCACGTTCACTCCGGCCTCGCAATGGCCGCCATCCACGAACTCGGCTCGGAGGAGCAGAAACAGAAGTGGCTCCCGCCGATGGCTCGTTGCGAGAAGATCGGCTGCTTCGGCCTCACGGAGCCGGACGCCGGAAGCGACCCCGGCGCGATGAAATCCGTTGCAAAGAAAGTCGCCGGCGGCTACGAAATAACGGGCGAGAAGAAATGGATCGGCAACGCTTCGTTCTCCGACGTGGCCGTGATCTGGGCGCGCATCAGGGACGAAAGCTCGGAACTCGATGGCAAGATCGGCGGCTTCCTCGTGGAAGATGCCAGGTCCACCGACGGCTTCGTCGCGGACGTGCTGCCGCGCAAGGGTTCGCAGCGTTCGGTCTGGCAGACGCACGTAACCTTGACCGACGTGTTCGTACCGGAAGAAGACCGCCTCCCGAAGGCCCGCAGCCTCGGCTCGACGCTGAAGATCCTCACCCACTCCCGATACGGCGTCGGCTGGGACGGGCTCGGGCAGGCAACCGACTGCTACGAGAACGCGCTCTCGTACACGAAAGAGCGCGAGCAGTTCGGCAACCCGATAGCGAGCTACCAGCTTGTGCAGCAGAAGCTTGTCGGGATGGTGAACGCTATAAGCCAGATGCAGCTTCTCTCCATTCAGACCGGCAGGCTCAAGGACGACGGCGAACTCGACGCCCCGATAGTCTCCATGTTCAAGATGAACAACGTCGCCCGCGCCCGCGAGATAGCCGCCTCGGCCCGCGACGTTCTCGGCGGCAACGGCGTCCTTCTCGACTACCGCGTGATGGAGCACATGGCCGACATCGAAGGCGTCTATACCTACGAGGGAACCAACGACGTGAACACCCTGATCGTCGGCCAGGAGATAACCGGCCACCGCGCCTTCGCCCCCCGCCCGACCGCAACGTAA
- a CDS encoding GNAT family N-acetyltransferase, with protein sequence MQNTYTLTRLVLHDGTELKVRPVRPGDAGALQRLVGRLSERTTYLRYFGPMKELGEKKARHFAEVDGYDRFALVALDPDNEGEIVAVVRFDREREKCEDQAEYAALVEDKFQGQGLGIGMTWMVIDAAKERGIKRLFALVLSENRRMLGLLRALELPEKLYWEDGATRIEIDLEKSGEVRGTE encoded by the coding sequence ATGCAAAACACATATACATTAACCAGGCTGGTGCTTCACGACGGGACGGAGTTAAAGGTTCGTCCGGTCAGGCCGGGGGATGCGGGGGCGTTGCAGCGTCTGGTCGGGCGGCTGAGCGAGCGGACGACGTACCTGCGGTACTTCGGTCCGATGAAGGAGCTTGGGGAGAAGAAAGCGCGGCACTTCGCGGAGGTAGACGGTTACGACAGGTTCGCGCTCGTCGCGCTCGACCCGGATAACGAGGGTGAGATAGTAGCGGTCGTCCGGTTCGACCGGGAGCGGGAAAAGTGTGAGGATCAGGCCGAATACGCCGCTCTTGTCGAAGATAAGTTCCAGGGTCAGGGGCTCGGCATCGGGATGACGTGGATGGTCATAGACGCGGCGAAAGAACGGGGGATAAAGCGTCTTTTCGCGCTTGTCCTCTCGGAGAACCGCAGGATGCTCGGGCTGCTGCGCGCGCTTGAGCTGCCGGAGAAGCTTTACTGGGAAGATGGAGCGACCAGGATCGAAATAGACCTCGAAAAGAGTGGTGAAGTCCGCGGCACGGAATAG
- a CDS encoding thiolase family protein — protein MSFGNGNGGEVVISTPLRTAIGTFGGTIKDVPATTLGATVGKAVVEKSGVDPSAVDQCIVGNILSAGQGMNPGRQVGIYSGLPVETPGLTLNRMCGSGLQAIISAAQEIALGDADVVMAGGIESMDNAPFLLPKARYGYRMGMPKADMYDHMVYDGLWDVFNDYHMGLTAENVAEQYNVTREDQDNYSATSHQRAQKSVEEGYFADQIVPVEVKSRKETIQFTRDEHIREGATVEGLGKLKPVFKRDGGTVTAANASGVNDGAAMMIVSSAKKAEELGLPVAGRLVSAAVAGVEPSVMGVGMIPASRMALKKAGLSIEEIDIVEANEAFASIAVTVGRELGVPDEKLNPMGGAIALGHPIGATGAILTVKILHELARTNGKYGLVTLCIGGGMGIAAIFERI, from the coding sequence ATGAGCTTCGGGAACGGCAACGGGGGAGAGGTTGTTATCTCTACCCCTCTGAGGACGGCTATAGGCACGTTCGGCGGGACCATAAAGGACGTACCGGCGACGACGCTCGGGGCGACGGTCGGCAAGGCGGTCGTGGAGAAGTCCGGCGTTGACCCGTCGGCGGTGGATCAGTGCATAGTCGGGAACATACTGTCGGCGGGACAGGGGATGAACCCCGGTCGCCAGGTCGGCATCTACTCGGGGCTTCCGGTGGAGACGCCGGGTCTGACGCTGAACCGGATGTGCGGTTCGGGCCTGCAGGCGATCATCTCGGCGGCGCAGGAGATAGCGCTCGGAGATGCGGACGTCGTGATGGCGGGCGGCATCGAGAGCATGGACAACGCTCCGTTTCTTCTGCCGAAGGCGCGCTACGGTTACCGGATGGGGATGCCGAAGGCGGATATGTACGACCACATGGTCTATGACGGCTTGTGGGACGTGTTCAACGACTACCACATGGGCCTGACGGCCGAGAACGTCGCTGAGCAGTACAACGTAACGCGCGAGGATCAGGACAACTACTCGGCGACAAGCCACCAGCGGGCGCAGAAGTCCGTAGAGGAAGGCTACTTTGCGGATCAGATCGTCCCCGTCGAGGTGAAGTCCCGCAAGGAGACCATCCAGTTCACCAGAGACGAACACATCCGTGAGGGCGCGACCGTCGAGGGTCTCGGCAAGCTCAAGCCGGTCTTCAAGCGCGACGGCGGCACGGTAACCGCTGCGAATGCCTCCGGCGTCAACGACGGCGCGGCGATGATGATCGTGTCTTCGGCGAAGAAGGCGGAGGAACTCGGCCTCCCGGTAGCCGGGCGGCTCGTCTCGGCGGCGGTCGCGGGCGTCGAACCGTCCGTCATGGGCGTTGGTATGATCCCGGCCTCCCGGATGGCCTTGAAGAAGGCCGGTCTCTCCATCGAGGAGATAGACATCGTCGAGGCGAACGAGGCGTTCGCCTCCATCGCGGTAACGGTCGGTCGCGAGCTTGGCGTGCCGGACGAGAAGCTGAACCCGATGGGCGGCGCTATAGCCCTCGGGCACCCGATCGGCGCGACGGGGGCGATCCTGACCGTCAAGATCCTCCACGAGCTTGCCCGCACTAACGGCAAGTACGGCCTCGTTACGCTCTGCATCGGCGGCGGTATGGGCATCGCGGCGATCTTCGAGCGGATCTAG
- the phaQ gene encoding poly-beta-hydroxybutyrate-responsive repressor, whose amino-acid sequence MEERAMMNEDGSDFRESKTGRGKPSGDEGFRSVEARPRNWLVPVILLSLRDWNSYGYELMERSTRFGFEAMNPGTLYRTLRQMEKEGIVESSWETSRGGPARRMYSITDAGKAYLDFWAKSLEQYQRTMDTFFRMYTGQPLSREERDEDDRKSSG is encoded by the coding sequence ATGGAAGAGAGAGCCATGATGAACGAAGATGGGTCAGATTTCAGGGAGTCGAAGACCGGGCGTGGAAAACCGTCTGGTGACGAGGGCTTTCGGAGTGTCGAGGCGAGGCCGAGGAACTGGCTGGTGCCGGTGATACTTCTGTCGCTCAGGGACTGGAACTCGTACGGTTACGAGTTGATGGAGCGTTCGACGCGCTTCGGGTTTGAGGCTATGAACCCAGGGACCCTGTACCGGACGCTTCGTCAGATGGAGAAGGAGGGCATCGTCGAGTCGTCGTGGGAGACCTCCCGCGGTGGTCCGGCGCGTCGGATGTACTCCATCACGGACGCCGGCAAGGCGTATCTGGACTTCTGGGCGAAGTCTCTGGAGCAGTACCAGCGGACCATGGACACTTTCTTTCGTATGTACACGGGGCAACCGCTCTCCCGCGAAGAAAGAGACGAAGACGACAGGAAAAGCAGCGGATAG
- a CDS encoding 3-oxoacyl-ACP reductase family protein has protein sequence MASLEGRVAIVTGAGRGLGAAIAKELGAGGAKVVVNYSRSKEPAEAVAKEIESSGGEAVAVQGDVSNPEEAKRLVEQAVEKYGQLDILVNNAGITIDKTMKKLTTDEWDKVVTVDLNSCYYVFKPAMEHLMETQGRVVNISSFVGQAGNFGQANYAAAKAGLIGFTKTAAKEMARSGVTVNAVCPGFIETDMFADVPQKVVDEKIVPMIPLGRIGQPEDVAKAVKYLCVDGDYITGQTLNVNGGVYI, from the coding sequence ATGGCTTCACTTGAGGGAAGAGTAGCGATAGTGACCGGGGCGGGCCGAGGTCTGGGTGCGGCCATAGCCAAAGAGCTCGGCGCGGGCGGAGCGAAGGTGGTGGTGAACTACTCCCGCAGCAAGGAACCGGCGGAGGCGGTGGCAAAGGAGATAGAGTCCTCCGGTGGCGAGGCGGTCGCGGTTCAAGGGGACGTATCGAACCCGGAAGAGGCGAAGAGGCTCGTTGAGCAGGCGGTCGAGAAGTACGGGCAGCTCGACATCCTGGTGAACAACGCCGGGATCACGATAGACAAAACGATGAAGAAGCTGACCACCGACGAGTGGGACAAGGTCGTCACGGTTGACCTGAACAGCTGCTACTACGTGTTCAAGCCCGCGATGGAGCACCTGATGGAGACGCAGGGGCGGGTGGTCAACATAAGCTCGTTTGTCGGGCAGGCCGGCAACTTCGGACAGGCCAACTACGCGGCGGCGAAGGCTGGTTTGATAGGCTTTACCAAAACGGCGGCGAAGGAGATGGCCCGCAGCGGCGTTACGGTGAACGCCGTCTGCCCCGGCTTTATCGAGACGGATATGTTCGCCGACGTGCCGCAGAAGGTCGTGGACGAGAAGATAGTGCCCATGATCCCGCTCGGCAGAATCGGTCAGCCCGAGGACGTCGCCAAGGCCGTGAAGTACCTCTGCGTGGACGGCGACTATATAACCGGCCAGACCCTCAACGTGAACGGCGGGGTCTATATATAG
- a CDS encoding SDR family NAD(P)-dependent oxidoreductase has product MARLSGRVAVVTGAARGIGAAEAIRLAQDGANVAVLDLSAEACKETVEAIEATGAEGFAVACDVSSGQQVEAAFAEIAERFGRIDILVNNAGIIRDNLSFKMTEEDWDLVLDVHLKGSFLCSKAVQKYMTEQQYGKIIMTSSIVAQGNRGQANYSAAKGALQSLTATLAIELGRFNINVNAIAPGWIETEMTREAAERAGMTMDEMKDRFAKGIPLKRFGRVDDISNVVSFLVSDEASYVSGETIHIAGGPASSVI; this is encoded by the coding sequence ATGGCAAGGTTGAGCGGTAGGGTTGCGGTTGTCACGGGTGCGGCGCGGGGCATCGGGGCGGCGGAGGCTATAAGGCTGGCTCAGGACGGTGCGAACGTCGCGGTTCTGGATCTCTCGGCGGAGGCCTGCAAGGAGACGGTCGAGGCGATAGAGGCGACGGGGGCCGAGGGTTTCGCGGTCGCCTGTGACGTATCGAGCGGTCAGCAGGTAGAGGCGGCGTTTGCGGAGATTGCGGAGCGGTTCGGCAGGATAGACATCCTCGTCAACAATGCCGGGATCATCCGGGACAACCTCTCGTTCAAGATGACCGAGGAGGACTGGGATCTCGTCCTCGACGTGCATCTGAAAGGCTCCTTTCTCTGCTCGAAGGCCGTGCAGAAGTACATGACCGAGCAGCAGTACGGGAAGATCATCATGACGAGTTCCATCGTTGCTCAGGGTAACCGGGGCCAGGCGAACTACTCCGCCGCGAAGGGCGCTCTGCAGTCGCTGACGGCGACGCTCGCCATCGAACTCGGTCGCTTCAACATCAACGTGAACGCCATCGCTCCGGGCTGGATCGAGACGGAGATGACCCGCGAGGCCGCCGAGCGGGCGGGGATGACGATGGATGAGATGAAGGATCGCTTCGCAAAGGGCATCCCGCTCAAGAGGTTCGGTCGCGTGGACGATATCTCGAACGTGGTGTCGTTCCTTGTTTCAGACGAGGCATCGTACGTGAGCGGCGAGACCATCCATATCGCCGGCGGTCCGGCCAGCAGCGTTATCTAG
- a CDS encoding VOC family protein — MNIHPDTHIGRVELTVADIGRALAFYRDVLGFTVRESAGEARLSAGGRELVVLRESPDAEPQPEGTTGLYHYAILLPDRPALGRVLKAITSGGYPLWGASDHLVSEALYLDDPDGHGIEIYRDRPRKEWRTAGDGNIEMATLRLNLREVLDAGRGESWEGMPEGTVIGHMHLHVGDLQRAEEFYGGVLGLDVMARYAGAALFLSAGGYHHHLGVNIWAGQDAPPAPEGVAALRNFEFVVPDSGELEKLVSRLDGASIVYRRTGDILGLQDPWGTKFSVVTAS; from the coding sequence ATGAACATCCACCCCGATACGCACATAGGCCGGGTAGAACTCACCGTCGCGGATATCGGACGCGCCCTTGCCTTTTACCGGGACGTTCTCGGGTTCACGGTCAGGGAATCAGCCGGGGAGGCCCGGCTCTCTGCCGGGGGTCGGGAGCTTGTCGTTCTGAGGGAATCGCCCGACGCGGAACCGCAGCCCGAGGGCACAACCGGGCTCTACCACTACGCGATACTGCTCCCGGACCGGCCCGCGCTCGGACGGGTTCTGAAGGCCATCACGTCGGGCGGGTATCCGCTGTGGGGGGCTTCGGATCACCTCGTCAGCGAGGCGCTGTACCTCGATGACCCGGATGGTCACGGCATCGAGATATATCGTGACCGTCCCCGCAAAGAGTGGCGCACCGCGGGCGACGGCAACATCGAGATGGCGACCCTCCGGCTCAATCTCCGGGAAGTCCTCGACGCGGGCAGGGGCGAAAGCTGGGAGGGGATGCCCGAAGGGACCGTCATCGGTCACATGCACCTCCACGTCGGAGACCTCCAGAGGGCCGAAGAATTCTACGGAGGCGTCCTCGGCCTCGACGTGATGGCCCGGTACGCGGGCGCGGCTCTGTTTCTCTCCGCAGGCGGCTACCACCACCACCTTGGCGTCAACATTTGGGCCGGGCAGGACGCCCCGCCCGCGCCCGAGGGGGTCGCTGCGCTCCGGAACTTCGAGTTTGTAGTCCCGGATTCCGGAGAGCTCGAAAAACTGGTTTCCCGCCTCGACGGAGCGAGCATCGTCTACAGGAGAACCGGAGACATCCTCGGCCTGCAGGACCCCTGGGGGACGAAATTCAGCGTCGTGACCGCATCGTAG
- a CDS encoding DoxX family protein produces the protein MGSVAVGLLVLRVFLGGILIPHGAQKLFGLFGGGGVKGTGAFFEQIGLKPGVALALAAGLAEFVGGILVILGFLTPLAALAIIGTMVVAALVAHVKNGFFATAGGYEYNLALAGMALVLVIAGAGAVSLDAALGLFW, from the coding sequence GTGGGAAGTGTAGCGGTTGGTTTGCTGGTTTTGCGGGTATTTCTCGGTGGGATTCTGATCCCTCACGGGGCTCAGAAGCTGTTCGGGTTGTTCGGTGGCGGCGGGGTAAAGGGGACGGGGGCGTTCTTTGAGCAGATCGGCCTCAAGCCCGGCGTGGCCCTGGCCCTTGCGGCGGGTCTTGCGGAGTTTGTCGGGGGGATACTGGTCATCCTCGGTTTTCTTACCCCGCTTGCGGCGCTGGCCATTATCGGTACGATGGTCGTTGCGGCCCTTGTGGCGCACGTAAAAAACGGGTTCTTTGCGACGGCGGGCGGCTACGAGTACAACCTCGCGCTTGCCGGGATGGCGCTGGTGCTGGTCATAGCCGGGGCCGGGGCGGTAAGCCTCGACGCCGCTCTCGGCCTTTTCTGGTAG
- a CDS encoding winged helix-turn-helix transcriptional regulator has protein sequence MDTGSREAAEAGCAGLDYAATFCPRYQRAVEIVGRRWSGVILQVMLAGASRFGEILEAVPDLSNRMLSERLREFEDEGIVERVVIPERPVRVEYRLTTKGRDLNEVVEAISRWSSRWIKA, from the coding sequence ATGGATACAGGAAGCAGAGAAGCGGCAGAGGCGGGTTGTGCGGGCCTGGATTACGCGGCGACGTTCTGTCCCAGGTATCAGCGGGCGGTCGAGATCGTGGGCCGCAGGTGGAGTGGTGTGATCCTGCAGGTGATGCTCGCCGGGGCTTCGCGGTTCGGGGAGATACTGGAGGCGGTGCCGGATCTGTCGAACCGGATGCTCTCCGAGAGGCTGCGCGAGTTCGAGGATGAGGGGATCGTCGAGCGGGTAGTTATCCCGGAGCGTCCCGTGCGCGTGGAGTACCGGCTCACGACGAAAGGCCGCGACCTGAACGAAGTTGTGGAGGCGATATCG